The sequence below is a genomic window from Streptomyces sp. NBC_00582.
TCTCGGTGTCGGTGCAGTGCCGCAGCGCAGCCTCACTATCGCCGTGCTCGCCGGTCGCCACGATCGCCCGGATACCCATGTTCGTGCCCAGAGCGAAGAGGGCCAGCAGCAGACGGCGCTGGAGGACGTCACGCTCGATGCGCTCGTACGCGGCCACTGAGGAGAATTCCGCGGTGAAGCCGGTCAGAATGTCGGCGCTCTTCAGCACGTCCAGGATGTCGAGGACGCCCCAGCGGCGTGCGACCTCCCTTTTGAGGGCCGCCAGGCCGGTGGGCTCGGCCAGCGGCTCCAGCTTCGGAACCGTGATCCACGGCTCGCCCTTGCGGGTGGTGACCTTCAGATCAGTCGTACCCGCGCTGCCAGTCATCCCGTGAGCTTGACAGACGCCTTAGCTGTCGGCCTGGGCGCCTCGGACCGACGGTGCCGGCCACCGGACCGAGCCGCTGATGCGCAGTCGGGCGGACGTGGCCCTTCAGTCCTTCCTCTCTGGTTCCGCCGAGGCGGAGCACGCCTGACTGGCACGGAGCATGGCTTTGTAGAGCGCGCGGGGCTCGGGCGGGTCGGGCAGGGGGCCGCGGGCGGGGGCCTCGAAGGACTGGAGCATCAGAGCGACGACGCGTTTCCAGGCGTCGGGAGCGGCGTCGCCGGTGGCGTTGACGACACCGGCAGTGACCATGTGCATCAGCACCAGGTCCTCGGTGCTGAAGTCCTCACGCAGACGTCCGGCGGCCTTGGCGCGGCCGATGAGCTGGACGACTCCCCCGTACGCCTGGTCTCGGCGCTCCTCCAGAGCCTTGGCTGAGGGGAAGGTCATGGTCAGCACGTCGGCGAAGCCGTAATCGGCGGCCTGCATCGCGCAGACGGTTTCGATGAACCCCGCGAGACCCCGCCAGGGATCGGGGTCGTCGAGGGCGACGCCGACCGCGTCGACGTAGGCGTCCATACGGTCGGCGAAGACCGCGGCGACCAGCTCCTCCTTCGTCGGGAATCGGCGGAACAGAGTGGCGATGCCCACACCCGCCTCGCGGGCCACGGAAGACATGGAGGCATTCAGGCCGTCACGCCTGAACACCATGCGAGCGGCGGCGACGATCCGCGCGCGGTTGCGCTCGGCATCGCTGCGCAGAGGCGGTGCGGCAGGGTCATCGCTGGATCGGGCGCCAAGGTTCATGACACCCAGTCTACCAAACCGGAAGGCCCCATCCAGTTTCAGTGTTATCGTGGACACCGCGGAACCGGACAGGCCCTTCCGGATCGCGAATCAGACAGCCGTTCCCGAATCGAGCGACACCCGCGCCAAGGAGTTGATGATCATGCGCGCTGTGACATTGGCGCAGGTACCCGGCAGCCCCGAGGTGACCGAGGCGGAAGTGCCCCGCCCGGAGGCCGGTGAGGTGCTGGTGAAGGTGGCCGCCTCCTTGGTGAACGGGTTCGATCTGGGCACGGTGGCCGGATACCTGCAGGGCATGAGGGAGCACCGCTTCCCGCTGATCCCCGGCAAGGACTTCGCCGGCACCGTCGAGGCGGTCGCTGAGGGTTTCGCGGTCGGCGACGCAGCGTTCGGCGTGGTCACCAAGGCGCACCTGGGCACCGGTTCGATGGCGCAGTACGTCGCCGACGTGACCGCGCAGGTCCGGGCGATCGCCCCCGACGGCGTGGACGCGGTGCTGCACCTCGCCGGCGACCTCGCCGAGCTCACCGCGCTCACCCGCGACGGCGGCGCCGTCGCCTCCGCCCTCACCGTCCCCGAGGCCTCGGAGGACCGCAAACTACAGACCGCCCTGATCCGGTCCAACCCGACCGCCGACACCCTGTCCGCCCTCGCCGGGCAGGTCGCCGCCGGCGCCCTCACGGTGCCGGTGAACTCCGAGTTCGACCTGGAGCGTGCCCCCGAGGCGTTCGCCGCGTTCGGCGCCGGCACCCTCGGCAAGATCGCCATCACCGTCGCCTGACCAGTCCGTACCCCATCCCCTCCCCTACGAAAGGACTTCACCATGCCCAGCATCGCCATCGTCGGAGCCGGCCCCGGAATGGGCCTCGCCATCGCCCGCACCTTCGGCTCCCAGGGCTACGACGTCGCTCTCATCGCCCGCAACCGCGACAAGCTCGACGACCTCGTCAGCCGGCTCACCGCCGAGGGCATCACCGCCGCCGCGTTCCCGGCGGACGTGCTCGACCACGACGCGCTGACCCAGGCCCTCAAGGACGCCGCCACCCGCTTCGGCGGCATCGACGTCCTGGAGCACTCCCCCGCTCCGAGCTTCGGCTCCATGACCCTCACCTCCCCGTCCCACACCAGCCCCTCCGATGTACAGGGACTGATCGACCTCCTGCTCTACAGCGCCATCACCGCCACCCAGGCCGTCCTGCCCGCGATGCGTGAGGCCGGCGCGGGCACCCTGCTCTTCACCAACGGCGCCGGCTCGGTCGACCCGAACCCGATGCTCGGCAACGCCAACGCCGCCCAGGCGGCGCTGCGCAACTGGGTGCTCAACCTGCACAAGGAACTGGCCGGCACCGGTATCCAGGCCGCGCACGTCGCCATCGGCGTGTGGATCGGCGCGGGCAGCCCTCCCGGAGTCCCGACCGCCGAGGCCGAGGACATCGCCCCTCTCTACTGGGACCTGCACACCCAACGCGACGAAGCCGAGCGCGTCTTCACCGTCTGACGCCACCCAGCGCTCCCCCGTTGGATCCTGATCCGTTCCATCCTCTTCCTCCGCGTTCGGCGCCGGCACCGTCGGCAAGATCGCGATCACCGTCGTCTGACCAGTCCGTGTCCCAGACGCTTCCACCACAACGCAAAAGGATTGCACCGTGCCCAGCATCGCCATCGTCGGAGCCGGCCCCGGAATGGGCCTCGCCATCGCCCGCACCTTCGGCTCCCAGGGCTACGACGTCGCTCTCATCGCCCGCAACCGCGACAAGCTCGACGACCTCGTCGGCCGGCTCACCGCCGAGGGCATCACCGCCGCCGCGTTCCCGGCGGACGTGCTCGACCACGACGCGCTGACCCAGGCCCTCAAGGACGCCGCCACCCGCTTCGGCGGCATCGACGTGCTGGAGCACTCCCCCTCTCCGGGCAACGGCTCCATAAGCTCCATGACCCTCACCTCCCCGTCCCAGACCAGCCCTTCCGATGTACAGGGATGGATCGACTTCCTGCTCTACAGCGCCATCACCGCCACCCAGGCCGTCCTGCCCGCGATGCGTGAGGCCGGCGCGGGCACCCTGCTCTTCACCAACGGCGCCGGCTCGGTCGACCCCATCCCGATGCTCGGCAACGTCAACCCCGCCCAGGCGGCGCTGCGCAACTGGGTGCTCAACCTGCACAAGGAACTGGCCGGCACCGGTATCCAGGCCGCGCACGTCGCCATCGGCGTGTGGATCGGCGCGGGCGGCCCTCCCGAAATCCCGACCGCCGAGGCCGAGGACATCGCCCCTCTCTACTGGGACCTGCACACCCAACGCGACGAAGCCGAGCGCGTCTTCACCGTCTGACGCCTCGCAACGCTCCCCGTTGAATCCTGATCCGCTCCATCCCCACGCGCCGCGGCGATCCCCGCCGCGGCGCGACCGAAGAAGAAGGTCTCCGCTCCGATGAACGTGTTCCTGTGGATCCTGCAGGGCGTCCTCGCCGCGCTGTTCGTGGCCGCCGGCGTCACCAAGTCCACCCAGCCCCGTGAAAAGCTCATGTCCCAGCTGCCGTGGGTCAGTGATGTCTCGACACCCGTGGTGCGTCTGATCGGCGTCACCGAACTCGCGGGCGGCCTCGGGCTGATCCTGCCGGGCGCTTTCGACATCGCCACCGTGCTCACCCCGCTGGCCGCCACCGGCCTGGCTGTGATCATGGTCCTGGCCATGGGCCTCCACGCCCGCCGCAAGGAGCCGCAGGCCATCGGGTTCAACGCGATCCTGCTCATCGTCGCCGCGGTCATCATGTGGGGCCGGTTCGGGCCCTACTCCTTCTGACCACCCGGTCCCGCCCCTTCACAGCGGCCCGGCCCGCGACCACGCCGGTCGGGCCGCTCCCTCCCCACCCCTGTCCGCCTATCGGAGACGACCGTGGAACTGGGCATCATCTCCCTGTCCGACCTGCAGACCGACCCCACCACAGGAAAGCTGCACGACCCGGGGCGCCGCACCCGCGAGATCGTCTCCTACGCCATCGCCGCCGACCAGGCCGGCCTGGACGTCTTCGGTCTCGGCGAGCACCACAGCTGGGACTTCGCAGTCGCCAACCCCGCCGTCCCGCTGGCCGCGATCGCCCAGGCCACCAGCCGTATCCGCCTGGCCAGTGCCGTGGCGGTGCTGTCCACCGCCGATCCGGTCCGGCTGCACCAGGACTTCGCCTCCCTCGATCTGATCAGCGAGGGCCGTACCGAGATCATCGCGGGTCGCAGTGCGTTCATCGAGGCGTTCCGCCTGTTCGGCGTGGATCTCGAGGACTACGACGACGTGTTCGCGGAGAAGCTGCGGCTGCTGCTCGCGATCCGTGAGAACCCCGAACACGTCACCTGGCGCGGGCGGTTCCGCCCGGCCATGGACGGCCTGTCCGTCCAGCCCCCGCCCCACCAGCCGCAGTTGCCGCTGTGGCTCGGCGTGGGCGGCACCCCCTCCAGCGTGGAACGCGCCGGGCGCCTCGGCCTGCCCATGGCGCTCGGCCTCATCGGCGGGGACATCCGACGTGCCCGCCCCCTCGTCGAGCACTACCGCGCGGTCGGCACCGCAGCCGGCCACCCCGCCGACCGGCTGCGGCTCGGCAGATCCGGCCACTTCTACGTCGGCCGCACCTCCCAGGGGGCACGCGACGACGTCTTCCCCTTCTACAAGGAATACGTCCGCCCCAAGCCGCCCACCGGACGCGGCTTTCACATCGGACGCACCGAGTTCGACGCCGCAGCGGTACCGTTCGGCGCGCTGATGGTCGGCAGTCCCCAGGAGATCATCGACAAGATCCTCGCCGAACGCGAAGTGCTGGGCATCGACCGTTACATGGGCCAGGTCGACTTCGGCGGTATGCCCGCCGGGATGGTCCATGACTCGATCGAGCTTCTCGCCACCGAGATCGCCCCTGTCATCCGCAGGGAACTCGCCCCCGCCGGCCGGACCGGCCGCAGCCTGACAAACAGCTGAACCGGCGTCACGGACGTCGGCAGCCACGATCTTGCAATATGCGCACCCTGTGGGAAGACGACGATCGTCCTGCTGAAGCACTCCCGCACCGTCCCGCTCGGCCGGCTCGCCCAGCCCGCCGACGTGGGCGCGGCGGCCGGGCCCCTGCTGGGTCTCAGCAGACGCAGGACGCCGATGTAGTTTCCGGTGTCGGGCATCGAGCATCCGCGCAGTCGCCGGACCGTCGGTCACCGGCCTGCCTGGTGCAGCGGAGTTCGTTGGCGTGACGTGGGTCGCCGTCACCGGCGGTCGCATCACAGCGGAGGGAGACGCGGCCTCGCCCGTCACGCGCCCCCGGTTTTCTTCCACCCCGGCCGTCAGCCCCTGCTCGGCTCCAGTGCAGTCCCCCTGCTTCGGCTGACCGGACTGTGGCTGAGGGCCTGGAGTGCCGCTGGTCCCGCGACTGCACCGCCGACCCCAACATCGGCCCCCAGACGGCCGGGCGGTCATCACCGTGTCGAATGTCGAAGGTCGCCGCGGCACTGGGCTACGACATCGATGGCCCCGCCACGCGCTGAGCTGTGGTTCGCACTGCCGACCGGGGCTGAGCAGGATCGGGGCCGCGGTGCCGGCCGAGATGCCGAAGCGGGCCACGGGCTCCGCGAGACCGTCGTGCCGACGCATCATGCCCCACTCGAATCAGCACGGCGCTGAGAGCGGCTACCAGCTGACCCGGGAGGCGGCCGATCCCGCGTACTCGACTCAAGCGCGAGCCGGGATGGTCCGCGAGATCGCCGCCCGCACCTACCTGGACCCGGCCGGGCTGCGCGGCGTCACGCCACTCACCTCGAACTCGGCGGTTTCAGTGGTCACGGATGTGTCGGCAGCCTGAGATCCTGCGCCGTGGCGTCAGGGTTCGCGTTCGTCTGGAGAACGTGCATGGTCCTGTGCTCGAACAGCCAACCGGCGTCCGTCCGGACAAGTCGATCATGCCAGCGGTTGGTGATGACATAGAGCCCATCCCGCGCCAGTTCACGCGGGACCTGGCGGAACACCAGGATGTACGACGTCTGGGTCGCCGTGTCACCCTCGATGGTGATGACGTTGTCGGTGGTGGCATGCACGGTAGAGAAGAGATGTCCCGTCATTCCGAAGCCAATGTCGATGGGCTCTCCATGCGCCTGGGCGTCAAAGAAGGCTGCGATGGCCGCTCTGCCCTCGTGGCGCGGGCCCGCCTCGAGTACGCCGTTCTCGGTGAAGGCCGCGGCGCAATCGGCGCCGCGCAGCTGGTCGACCATGTGATTGAAGTGTGCGGTAAGGCCACGGATGGCCAACTCGTCGGCGACCCTGTCGGGCATGTAGATCCTCCTTGATCGCTCCGTGCAGCACGGAGTTGTGAGCTTGATGGCATCCGGTCCGGGCGTGGACGGGAGGTGTCGACGCCCGGACGTTGCGAAATCGGGCAGGCGTGATGGATGTCCGCGCCACGGCAGGGACATCGCCGCCAGACCCTGGACTGCGGCGGAGCGCGGTCTGTCGCCCCGCGCTCCGCCGAACTTCCTGGGTCCGGTTCACTCAGACTGCTGGGGTCACCTGGCGCAGTACGTAGTCGTGGGTCACGGTGTGGTAAGGCGCATCCAGGCCGCGCGCCTTGAAGTCGGCCGGGTCGTCATGGAGCTGTGTGGCGTGCACGCTGGACTCGGGCGTCGTGCGGGGTTCGAGGGTCTTGTAGACGATCGGGTCGCTTTCGAAGTAGGACTGCGTGGTCAGCGTGTGGAAGCCGGCGGCAGTGACGATCGCGTGGATGTGCAGCGGGCGGATGTCGACCCGGTCCAGTTTCTTGGTGAGCCTGCCCAGAGGGCCGTCCTCGTCGATGC
It includes:
- a CDS encoding TetR/AcrR family transcriptional regulator yields the protein MNLGARSSDDPAAPPLRSDAERNRARIVAAARMVFRRDGLNASMSSVAREAGVGIATLFRRFPTKEELVAAVFADRMDAYVDAVGVALDDPDPWRGLAGFIETVCAMQAADYGFADVLTMTFPSAKALEERRDQAYGGVVQLIGRAKAAGRLREDFSTEDLVLMHMVTAGVVNATGDAAPDAWKRVVALMLQSFEAPARGPLPDPPEPRALYKAMLRASQACSASAEPERKD
- a CDS encoding alcohol dehydrogenase catalytic domain-containing protein, which gives rise to MRAVTLAQVPGSPEVTEAEVPRPEAGEVLVKVAASLVNGFDLGTVAGYLQGMREHRFPLIPGKDFAGTVEAVAEGFAVGDAAFGVVTKAHLGTGSMAQYVADVTAQVRAIAPDGVDAVLHLAGDLAELTALTRDGGAVASALTVPEASEDRKLQTALIRSNPTADTLSALAGQVAAGALTVPVNSEFDLERAPEAFAAFGAGTLGKIAITVA
- a CDS encoding SDR family NAD(P)-dependent oxidoreductase, whose amino-acid sequence is MPSIAIVGAGPGMGLAIARTFGSQGYDVALIARNRDKLDDLVSRLTAEGITAAAFPADVLDHDALTQALKDAATRFGGIDVLEHSPAPSFGSMTLTSPSHTSPSDVQGLIDLLLYSAITATQAVLPAMREAGAGTLLFTNGAGSVDPNPMLGNANAAQAALRNWVLNLHKELAGTGIQAAHVAIGVWIGAGSPPGVPTAEAEDIAPLYWDLHTQRDEAERVFTV
- a CDS encoding SDR family NAD(P)-dependent oxidoreductase, coding for MPSIAIVGAGPGMGLAIARTFGSQGYDVALIARNRDKLDDLVGRLTAEGITAAAFPADVLDHDALTQALKDAATRFGGIDVLEHSPSPGNGSISSMTLTSPSQTSPSDVQGWIDFLLYSAITATQAVLPAMREAGAGTLLFTNGAGSVDPIPMLGNVNPAQAALRNWVLNLHKELAGTGIQAAHVAIGVWIGAGGPPEIPTAEAEDIAPLYWDLHTQRDEAERVFTV
- a CDS encoding DoxX family protein, whose amino-acid sequence is MNVFLWILQGVLAALFVAAGVTKSTQPREKLMSQLPWVSDVSTPVVRLIGVTELAGGLGLILPGAFDIATVLTPLAATGLAVIMVLAMGLHARRKEPQAIGFNAILLIVAAVIMWGRFGPYSF
- a CDS encoding LLM class flavin-dependent oxidoreductase; translation: MELGIISLSDLQTDPTTGKLHDPGRRTREIVSYAIAADQAGLDVFGLGEHHSWDFAVANPAVPLAAIAQATSRIRLASAVAVLSTADPVRLHQDFASLDLISEGRTEIIAGRSAFIEAFRLFGVDLEDYDDVFAEKLRLLLAIRENPEHVTWRGRFRPAMDGLSVQPPPHQPQLPLWLGVGGTPSSVERAGRLGLPMALGLIGGDIRRARPLVEHYRAVGTAAGHPADRLRLGRSGHFYVGRTSQGARDDVFPFYKEYVRPKPPTGRGFHIGRTEFDAAAVPFGALMVGSPQEIIDKILAEREVLGIDRYMGQVDFGGMPAGMVHDSIELLATEIAPVIRRELAPAGRTGRSLTNS
- a CDS encoding nuclear transport factor 2 family protein, whose amino-acid sequence is MPDRVADELAIRGLTAHFNHMVDQLRGADCAAAFTENGVLEAGPRHEGRAAIAAFFDAQAHGEPIDIGFGMTGHLFSTVHATTDNVITIEGDTATQTSYILVFRQVPRELARDGLYVITNRWHDRLVRTDAGWLFEHRTMHVLQTNANPDATAQDLRLPTHP